The Seriola aureovittata isolate HTS-2021-v1 ecotype China chromosome 12, ASM2101889v1, whole genome shotgun sequence genome window below encodes:
- the LOC130178575 gene encoding pyroglutamyl-peptidase 1-like, giving the protein MANKKKVIVTGFEPFGEHAVNSSWVAVQELERLGLGEAVDLYVCEVPVEYQAVQSLLPSLWREHQPQLVVHVGVSGLATTVTLEQCGHNMGYKRLDNCSFCPASQCCMENGPECISSVLDMDTVCKRVNDSDIGVAVSISKDAGRYLCDYTYYTSLYLGQGRSAFIHVPPLGKPYRSQDLGRALQAVVQEMLNLLELDRTEEEHRHNEHCGHKHQHQHDH; this is encoded by the exons ATGGCCAATAAGAAGAAAGTAATAGTAACAG GCTTTGAGCCTTTTGGAGAGCATGCAGTCAACTCCAGCTGGGTGGCAGTGCAG GAACTGGAGCGATTAGGGCTGGGTGAGGCAGTGGACCTCTATGTGTGTGAGGTGCCTGTTGAATACCAGGCTGTTCAGAGCCTACTGCCATCACTGTGGAGAGAGCACCAGCCACAG TTAGTCGTCCATGTTGGTGTTTCTGGGTTAGCTACCACAGTCACTCTGGAGCAGTGTGGCCACAACATGGGTTACAAACGCCTGGATAACTGCAGCTTCTGCCCAGCCTCCCAGTGTTGCATGGAGAACGGCCCGGAGTGCATCAGCTCAGTCCTGGACATGGATACAGTCTGCAAAAGGGTCAATGACTCTGACATCGGGGTGGCTGTGTCGATATCGAAAGATGCTGGAAG GTATCTGTGCGACTACACCTACTACACGTCTCTGTACCTGGGGCAGGGCCGCTCTGCCTTCATTCATGTGCCTCCGCTAGGAAAACCCTACCGCAGCCAGGACCTGGGTAGAGCCCTTCAGGCCGTCGTGCAAGAGATGCTGAACCTGCTGGAGCTGGATCGTACTGAGGAGGAGCACAGACACA
- the LOC130178573 gene encoding transcription factor JunD-like, whose translation METTLYPGTEVNTPRVPNIYSQTTMMKKEINLNLDDQNSELKSNPLRDTDGLLNSPDLGLLKLTSPDLERLIIQSNGLVTTATNNPTSQFLYPKSASDEQEFAEGFVKALEDLHKQNQLSEAGCVSVDRLELLASSNAVGSAGLQTSDLPVYTTLNGYAASPLGGTTINYSTDTIPFPPPPSHLASAQQQAAAAAALSRLHSAGVKDEPQTVPDMQSFGDSPPLSPIDMDNQERIKAERKKLRNRIAASKCRKRKLERISRLEDKVKTLKTQNTELASTASVLREQVAQLKQKVMNHVSSGCQLLPNQVQAY comes from the coding sequence ATGGAAACAACCCTCTACCCAGGCACCGAGGTGAATACTCCGAGGGTTCCCAACATCTATTCCCAGACCACGATgatgaaaaaggaaattaatctgAACCTGGACGACCAGAACTCCGAGCTAAAATCAAACCCGCTCCGGGATACAGACGGACTTCTCAACTCACCGGACTTAGGACTCTTGAAACTAACCTCTCCGGACCTGGAGCGCCTTATCATCCAGTCCAACGGTCTGGTCACCACCGCCACTAACAACCCGACTTCCCAGTTCCTCTACCCGAAATCTGCCAGTGACGAGCAGGAATTCGCGGAGGGTTTCGTCAAGGCGCTGGAGGAtcttcacaagcagaaccagctGAGCGAAGCGGGCTGCGTCTCCGTGGATAGACTGGAGCTCCTCGCCTCATCCAACGCAGTCGGGTCCGCCGGGCTTCAGACGTCAGACCTTCCTGTATACACTACTTTGAACGGCTATGCGGCTAGTCCGCTCGGTGGCACCACCATCAACTACTCCACGGACACCATCCCTTTCCCGCCGCCTCCGTCTCATCTGGCCAGCGCGCAGCAACAGGCGGCCGCTGCGGCTGCTCTGTCACGACTCCATTCTGCCGGTGTGAAGGACGAGCCTCAGACGGTACCAGACATGCAGAGCTTCGGAGACAGCCCTCCCCTGTCTCCCATCGACATGGACAACCAGGAGCGCATCAAGGCGGAGAGGAAAAAGCTGCGAAACAGGATAGCCGCCTCCAAATGCCGCAAAAGAAAACTGGAGAGGATCTCTCGGCTGGAGGACAAGGTCAAGACCCTGAAAACTCAGAATACCGAGCTGGCATCCACAGCCAGCGTCCTCAGGGAGCAAGTGGCCCAGCTGAAGCAGAAGGTGATGAACCATGTCAGCAGCGGATGCCAGCTTTTACCAAACCAGGTCCAAGCTTATTAA